In Halarcobacter bivalviorum, a genomic segment contains:
- a CDS encoding tRNA pseudouridine(13) synthase TruD: protein MIKREFIQKHKPINFKFYQNIDDFIVVENPIKFTNRGNFIIAKIKKKSLGTWDLLESLSKGLRIYENELGYAGLKDKNATTTQYISIPRKYAKDLNKFRHPKIEIKETFLHSTKLNIGDLESNSFEITLHEVKEEDLYKIEKLLKEISKAGMPNYFGFQRFGHDAQENLDKARRYIYGDLLIKDRKLAKMLVSAYQSDFFNKWLVARLAHSNEEFKALAGDVFRSYKDDKFFTPKSLTENILEDFKNRKIVPTGLLPGRYAFRSTNKARKIEEKYDDTYIQEKGYRRDAIVYPKDINISYNKETSKCTLKFTLPKGSYATVLIENIANRNLRV from the coding sequence ATGATAAAAAGAGAATTTATACAAAAACATAAACCAATTAATTTTAAATTTTACCAAAATATAGATGATTTCATTGTTGTGGAAAACCCAATTAAGTTTACAAATCGTGGAAATTTTATTATTGCAAAAATAAAGAAAAAGAGTCTTGGAACATGGGATTTATTAGAGAGTTTATCTAAAGGATTAAGAATTTATGAAAATGAGTTAGGTTATGCAGGATTAAAAGATAAAAATGCAACAACAACTCAATATATATCAATACCTAGAAAATATGCAAAGGATTTAAATAAATTTAGACATCCCAAAATAGAGATAAAAGAGACTTTTTTGCATAGTACAAAACTAAACATTGGAGATTTGGAAAGTAATAGTTTTGAGATAACTTTACATGAAGTAAAAGAAGAAGATTTATATAAAATAGAGAAACTTTTAAAAGAGATTTCTAAAGCTGGTATGCCAAACTATTTTGGTTTTCAAAGATTTGGACATGATGCCCAAGAAAACTTAGATAAAGCAAGAAGATATATTTATGGGGATTTACTTATCAAAGATAGAAAACTAGCGAAGATGTTAGTTTCTGCCTATCAAAGTGATTTTTTTAATAAATGGTTAGTAGCTAGACTTGCTCATAGTAATGAGGAGTTTAAAGCTTTAGCAGGAGATGTTTTTAGAAGTTATAAAGATGATAAATTCTTCACTCCTAAAAGTTTAACAGAAAATATACTTGAAGATTTTAAAAATAGAAAAATAGTTCCTACAGGTCTTTTACCTGGAAGATATGCTTTTAGAAGTACTAATAAAGCAAGAAAAATTGAAGAGAAATATGATGATACTTATATTCAAGAAAAAGGGTATAGAAGAGATGCAATTGTATATCCAAAGGATATTAATATCTCATATAATAAAGAGACTTCAAAATGTACTTTAAAGTTTACTTTACCTAAAGGTTCGTATGCAACAGTATTAATTGAAAATATTGCAAATAGGAATTTAAGAGTTTAA
- a CDS encoding nucleotide pyrophosphohydrolase — protein sequence MEKIKTIIKEFSTNRNWEEFHNPKNLSMALSVEASELVEIFQWLTLEQAQNLSSDKKEHAKQEIADIAIYLIRMCMKLDINLEEAIFEKMKLNEKKYPLVDEKGNKIEYGKKQ from the coding sequence ATGGAAAAAATTAAAACTATAATCAAAGAGTTTTCTACAAATAGAAATTGGGAAGAGTTTCATAATCCAAAAAATCTTTCTATGGCACTTAGTGTAGAAGCTTCAGAATTAGTTGAGATTTTTCAATGGTTAACCCTAGAACAAGCACAAAATCTTTCAAGTGATAAAAAAGAGCATGCAAAACAAGAGATAGCTGATATTGCAATTTACTTAATAAGAATGTGTATGAAGTTAGATATAAATTTAGAAGAAGCTATTTTTGAAAAGATGAAATTAAATGAAAAAAAATATCCCTTAGTTGATGAAAAGGGAAATAAAATAGAGTATGGAAAAAAACAATGA
- a CDS encoding nucleoside 2-deoxyribosyltransferase yields the protein MKKIYIAGPDVFEQDSIEIGKNYVKLCKKYGYKGLYPLDNIVDFKQEKRKIAKDIYLANKKLIDSCDIVIANLNSFRGKESDSGTIWECGYATALGKKVYGYLNRDTSYQDQFSNEEKMSNKEGFVDLHGRTIEDFDYPVNLMIACSVEDIIVGSFEDVLKSLKD from the coding sequence ATGAAAAAAATATATATTGCAGGTCCAGATGTTTTTGAACAAGACTCTATTGAGATTGGTAAAAACTATGTAAAACTATGCAAAAAGTATGGTTACAAAGGTTTATACCCTTTAGATAATATTGTTGATTTTAAACAAGAAAAAAGAAAAATAGCAAAAGATATCTATTTAGCAAATAAAAAACTAATTGATTCTTGTGATATTGTAATTGCAAATTTGAACTCATTTAGAGGGAAAGAAAGCGACAGTGGAACTATTTGGGAATGTGGATATGCAACTGCTTTAGGAAAAAAAGTTTATGGATATTTAAATAGAGACACTTCATATCAAGACCAATTTTCAAATGAAGAAAAAATGTCAAACAAAGAAGGTTTTGTTGACTTACATGGAAGAACAATTGAAGATTTTGATTATCCAGTTAACTTAATGATTGCCTGTTCTGTTGAAGATATCATTGTAGGAAGTTTTGAAGATGTATTAAAATCTTTAAAGGATTAA
- a CDS encoding sensor histidine kinase codes for MHNPFDKTHKICTSETIDYIKKYKKEIDTFEIKDEDTGFKFIYPIKNSNEVVGFLAITFSEQGLTSSLMKQYYVLTNFIIKTDNFSPSYLEKTEKYKAAHFEGFLHNTSIVKELQNISRKDILQIKPTKNISMKIYKEAMKKEPNSIFMYKDNLTTTTIPIINKLTNKQEAFLAILSKEEGLISLTNNYRLILVLFIFLCAAILLALYFQISRSIIEKENLNKIIKKDKQLLEQMKLAQMGEMIGNIAHQWRQPLSMISTAASGLKMKEEFGLLESKDIPEFTDTIVTNAKYLSETIDTFRDFIKENKDTKDTIIQEKIDETLKIIKASLENNHIKLINKVDYSKSLKVEIVGEELAQVLINILNNAKDVIIQRKIEKGAITLDLIMKKNSFQITIEDNAKGIDQEVLPKIFNPYFTTKHQFHGTGLGLYMSKIIVEKHLHGSLEVQNTKKGAKFTITIPLQ; via the coding sequence ATGCATAATCCTTTTGATAAAACTCATAAAATTTGTACAAGTGAAACAATTGATTATATTAAAAAGTATAAAAAAGAGATTGATACTTTCGAAATAAAAGATGAAGATACTGGTTTTAAATTTATCTATCCAATAAAAAATAGTAATGAAGTAGTAGGTTTTTTAGCTATTACTTTTAGTGAACAAGGACTTACTTCTTCTTTAATGAAACAATACTATGTTTTAACAAATTTTATTATCAAAACAGATAATTTTTCACCTTCTTATTTAGAAAAAACAGAAAAATATAAAGCAGCTCATTTTGAAGGTTTTTTACATAATACTTCTATTGTAAAAGAGTTACAGAATATTTCAAGAAAAGATATTTTACAGATTAAACCTACAAAAAACATCTCTATGAAAATATATAAAGAAGCTATGAAAAAAGAACCTAATTCAATCTTCATGTATAAGGATAATCTAACTACAACAACTATTCCAATTATAAATAAACTTACAAATAAACAAGAGGCTTTTTTAGCTATTTTAAGTAAAGAAGAGGGATTAATTAGTCTTACAAATAACTATAGATTAATTCTTGTTCTTTTTATTTTTTTATGTGCTGCTATTTTATTAGCTCTTTATTTTCAAATTTCAAGAAGCATTATAGAAAAAGAGAACCTAAATAAAATTATAAAAAAAGATAAACAACTTCTAGAGCAGATGAAACTTGCTCAAATGGGAGAAATGATAGGGAATATTGCCCATCAATGGAGACAACCTCTTTCAATGATTAGTACAGCAGCAAGTGGTTTAAAAATGAAAGAGGAGTTTGGACTTTTAGAGAGTAAAGATATCCCAGAATTTACAGATACTATAGTTACTAATGCTAAATATCTTTCAGAAACAATTGATACCTTTAGAGATTTTATAAAAGAGAATAAAGATACAAAAGATACAATTATTCAAGAAAAGATTGATGAGACTCTAAAAATAATAAAAGCAAGTTTAGAAAATAATCATATTAAACTTATTAATAAAGTTGATTATTCAAAAAGCTTAAAAGTAGAGATTGTAGGAGAAGAGTTAGCTCAAGTTTTAATCAATATTTTAAATAATGCAAAAGATGTAATTATTCAAAGAAAAATAGAAAAAGGAGCTATTACTCTTGATTTAATCATGAAGAAAAATTCTTTTCAAATTACTATTGAAGATAATGCAAAAGGTATAGACCAAGAGGTTTTACCTAAAATATTCAATCCTTATTTTACTACAAAACATCAATTTCATGGGACAGGTTTAGGACTTTACATGAGTAAAATTATTGTAGAAAAGCACCTTCATGGTTCCCTAGAAGTACAAAATACTAAAAAAGGTGCTAAGTTTACTATTACTATTCCTCTTCAATAA
- a CDS encoding DUF3427 domain-containing protein — protein sequence MKLITNSSNKNFYNQFTSLLQSCKAFYFNVAFINYSGLQLILNDLKKCEEKGVKGKVLSSTYLNFTDEKALAKLREFDNIELKVFDCYSTSIGFHPKAYLFEYEEEYKVLIGSSNLTSSAFKSNIEWNIKTVLKKDDLFIKELFSDFNSLWSSSIDVSEEFLSSYKKFKTEQKSIENFSFKQEFKLNYMQEKALQKLDFLRNNAENKALVIASTGIGKTYLSVLDIKQFNAKKALFIVHREDILISARKSFETMIKDRTMGFFTGNKKDINCDFIFATVQTLNKYYTKFGKQEFDYIVVDEAHHIASKSYEFINKYFKPKFLLGLTATSNRTDEVSIFDYFDDNVACDIGLTEALDKSLVSSFHYFGIEDIKELDYENIDLNNIKKLSKFLMINKRVDFILEKMNFYGFSGDKRRVLGFCASKEHATFMSEEFNKRGIKAISLTSEDSIIKRENSIKKLQSSTNELEVIFTVDIFNEGVDIPNVNTILMLRPTNSSIIFVQQLGRGLRKNSDKEFLTILDFIGNHNRAYLIAIALMGKKRFDKDSIKLSVNNNFANFPNAYIIMDEISKKRVLAQIDSENFNTLKYLKEKFLEFKNSLNLKTTPMMSDFIHYDEYINVLDFISYSKSYEEFLCKVEKNEEYNRVCEDENFLKALRFIQGLLPIKRVYEFALLKYLILNESINLKEAQNYLTKYLINVSKDTISHSFRFLNEEFFDSAQKQRVLKLVFIKENTLYLTVDFKRVLEDKLKKEFFLDSLNYGLIRYEKEFGNIDYGLPFLKLYEKYNMLNIAQLCNFEKIHSSFRGSGFLKYKDDFFLFITIEKDKFTKGAKYQNAFLSKEIFTYSSKPSMSSEKGDGKRLVENKKFGVKLHIFVRKFSHVDKKVQNFIYLGLANTQSFENNKPINLKLKLDTALLDNLYEEFTKVIEEE from the coding sequence ATGAAACTAATTACAAACTCTTCTAATAAAAATTTTTATAATCAATTTACCTCTTTACTTCAATCTTGTAAGGCTTTTTATTTTAATGTTGCCTTTATCAACTACTCTGGTCTTCAACTAATTTTAAATGATTTAAAAAAGTGTGAAGAAAAGGGAGTAAAAGGAAAGGTTTTAAGTTCTACTTATCTTAATTTTACCGATGAAAAAGCTTTAGCCAAATTAAGAGAGTTTGATAATATAGAGCTTAAGGTTTTTGACTGCTATTCTACTTCTATTGGCTTTCATCCTAAAGCATATCTTTTTGAGTATGAAGAGGAGTATAAAGTTTTAATTGGCTCTTCAAATTTAACTTCAAGTGCTTTTAAATCAAATATAGAGTGGAATATAAAAACTGTTTTAAAAAAAGATGACCTTTTTATAAAAGAGTTATTTTCTGATTTTAATAGTTTATGGAGTAGTTCAATTGATGTTAGTGAAGAGTTTTTAAGTTCATATAAAAAATTTAAAACAGAACAAAAAAGTATAGAGAATTTCTCTTTTAAACAAGAGTTTAAACTAAATTATATGCAAGAAAAGGCTTTACAAAAATTAGACTTTTTAAGAAATAATGCAGAAAATAAAGCCCTTGTAATAGCTTCTACAGGAATAGGAAAAACCTACTTAAGTGTTTTAGATATAAAACAGTTTAATGCAAAAAAAGCTTTATTTATCGTTCATAGGGAAGATATTTTAATTAGTGCAAGAAAAAGTTTTGAAACTATGATAAAAGATAGAACAATGGGCTTTTTTACAGGAAATAAAAAGGATATAAATTGTGATTTTATTTTTGCAACAGTACAAACTCTTAATAAATATTATACAAAGTTTGGAAAACAGGAGTTTGATTATATTGTTGTAGATGAGGCTCATCATATAGCAAGTAAGAGTTATGAGTTTATAAATAAATATTTTAAGCCAAAGTTTTTGCTTGGTTTAACTGCTACTTCAAATAGAACAGATGAAGTCTCTATTTTCGATTATTTTGATGACAATGTAGCTTGTGATATTGGTTTAACTGAGGCTTTAGATAAATCTTTAGTGAGCTCTTTTCACTATTTTGGAATAGAAGATATTAAAGAATTAGATTATGAGAATATTGATTTAAATAATATAAAAAAACTTTCAAAATTTTTAATGATAAATAAAAGAGTAGATTTTATCCTTGAAAAAATGAATTTTTATGGATTTAGTGGAGATAAAAGAAGAGTTTTAGGTTTTTGTGCTTCAAAAGAACATGCAACTTTTATGAGTGAGGAGTTTAATAAAAGAGGAATAAAAGCAATCTCTTTAACAAGTGAAGACTCTATTATAAAAAGAGAAAACTCAATTAAAAAACTTCAAAGTAGTACAAATGAGTTAGAAGTTATTTTCACTGTAGATATTTTTAATGAAGGTGTTGATATTCCTAATGTAAATACAATACTTATGCTTCGACCTACAAACTCTTCTATTATTTTTGTACAGCAATTAGGGCGTGGATTAAGAAAAAATAGTGATAAAGAGTTTTTAACAATACTTGATTTTATAGGAAATCATAATAGAGCTTATCTTATTGCAATAGCCTTAATGGGGAAAAAAAGATTTGATAAGGATAGTATAAAACTCTCTGTGAATAATAACTTTGCAAACTTTCCAAATGCTTATATTATTATGGATGAAATTTCTAAAAAAAGAGTTTTAGCTCAAATAGATAGTGAAAATTTTAATACTCTTAAATATCTAAAAGAGAAGTTTTTAGAGTTTAAAAATTCTCTAAATCTAAAGACAACTCCAATGATGAGTGACTTTATACATTATGATGAATATATAAATGTTTTAGATTTTATCTCTTATTCAAAATCCTATGAAGAGTTTCTTTGTAAAGTAGAAAAAAATGAAGAGTACAACAGAGTTTGTGAAGATGAAAACTTTTTAAAAGCACTTAGATTTATCCAAGGTTTACTTCCTATAAAAAGAGTCTATGAATTTGCTCTTTTAAAGTATCTTATTTTAAATGAGTCTATTAATTTAAAAGAGGCCCAAAACTATTTAACTAAGTATTTAATTAATGTTTCTAAAGATACTATTTCTCACAGTTTTAGATTTTTAAATGAAGAGTTTTTTGATAGTGCACAAAAACAAAGAGTTTTAAAACTGGTTTTTATAAAAGAGAATACTCTTTATTTAACAGTAGACTTTAAAAGAGTTTTAGAAGATAAATTAAAAAAAGAATTCTTTTTAGATAGTTTAAATTATGGGCTTATTAGATATGAAAAAGAGTTTGGAAACATTGATTATGGGTTACCATTTTTAAAACTTTATGAAAAATATAATATGTTAAATATTGCACAATTATGTAATTTTGAGAAGATTCATAGCTCTTTTAGAGGAAGTGGATTTTTAAAATATAAAGATGATTTTTTCCTTTTTATTACTATAGAAAAAGATAAGTTTACAAAAGGGGCTAAGTATCAAAATGCTTTTTTATCAAAAGAGATTTTTACTTATTCAAGTAAACCCTCTATGAGTAGTGAAAAAGGTGATGGAAAAAGATTAGTTGAAAACAAAAAATTTGGAGTTAAACTGCATATTTTTGTAAGAAAATTTTCCCATGTAGATAAAAAAGTTCAAAATTTTATCTACTTAGGTTTAGCAAATACACAGAGTTTTGAAAACAATAAACCTATTAATTTAAAACTAAAATTAGATACTGCTCTTTTAGATAACCTTTATGAAGAGTTTACAAAGGTTATTGAAGAGGAATAG
- a CDS encoding DUF2237 family protein, with protein sequence MQTNILGTNLQVCCTSPMTGFYRDGVCRTTPEDFGTHTVCAIMTNEFLEFSKSKGNDLSTPVPQFDFPGLKEGDKWCLCALRWQEAYEAGCAPKIDAEATSNATTKFIKKEILLEYKI encoded by the coding sequence ATGCAAACAAATATTTTAGGAACAAATTTACAAGTTTGTTGTACTTCTCCTATGACAGGATTTTATAGAGATGGAGTATGTAGAACAACTCCTGAAGATTTTGGAACACATACTGTATGTGCAATTATGACAAATGAGTTTTTAGAGTTTTCAAAATCAAAGGGAAATGATTTATCAACTCCTGTACCTCAATTTGATTTTCCAGGTCTAAAAGAGGGTGATAAATGGTGTTTATGTGCTTTAAGATGGCAAGAGGCTTATGAAGCAGGTTGTGCTCCTAAAATTGATGCAGAAGCTACATCAAATGCAACAACAAAATTTATAAAAAAAGAGATACTTTTAGAGTATAAAATCTAA
- the modD gene encoding ModD protein, translating into MNIISDFELQEYIKEDLPYFDLTTYLQDCKGKKAKLKVFTREDITVSSTEEAARIIKLLSCEVLFFVPSKSRLKKDETLIEFEGDYNSVHQAYKLVQVLLEYSCKIATTTNKMVTLIKEINPSCELLTTRKSFPFAKKFCINSILNGGAMPHRLGLSETILFFKQHREIYTSNKEFYQKINSFKKMAPEKKIVVESSCFEDIKALMEYGVDVIQIDKGSLELIKKAVSHKNRYCYENIKLLAAGGINISNVQEFVQTGVDGIVTSSLYNCGMADLGTKLTISK; encoded by the coding sequence ATGAATATAATTAGTGATTTTGAGTTACAAGAGTATATAAAAGAGGATTTACCATATTTTGATTTAACTACTTATCTTCAAGATTGTAAGGGTAAAAAAGCAAAACTAAAAGTTTTTACAAGAGAAGATATTACAGTTTCTTCTACTGAAGAAGCAGCTAGAATTATTAAACTTTTATCTTGTGAAGTATTATTTTTTGTCCCTAGTAAGAGTAGACTTAAAAAAGATGAGACTTTAATAGAGTTTGAGGGAGATTATAATAGTGTTCATCAAGCTTATAAATTAGTACAAGTTTTATTGGAATATAGTTGTAAAATAGCGACAACTACAAATAAAATGGTAACTTTGATAAAAGAGATAAATCCTTCATGTGAACTTCTTACTACAAGAAAAAGTTTTCCTTTTGCTAAAAAATTTTGTATAAACTCAATTTTAAATGGGGGAGCAATGCCTCATCGTTTGGGTTTAAGTGAGACAATACTTTTTTTTAAGCAACATAGAGAAATATATACTTCAAATAAAGAGTTTTATCAAAAAATCAATAGCTTTAAAAAAATGGCTCCTGAAAAGAAAATAGTAGTTGAGTCATCTTGTTTTGAAGATATAAAAGCTTTGATGGAGTATGGGGTTGATGTTATTCAAATAGATAAAGGAAGTTTAGAGTTAATTAAAAAAGCAGTTTCTCATAAAAATAGATATTGTTATGAAAATATAAAATTATTAGCTGCAGGAGGAATTAATATTTCAAATGTGCAAGAGTTTGTACAAACTGGTGTTGATGGTATTGTAACTAGCTCTTTGTATAATTGTGGAATGGCTGATTTAGGAACAAAACTTACTATATCAAAATAA
- the modB gene encoding molybdate ABC transporter permease subunit, protein MIDIEFEYIWHPLLLSAKTIGVSVVLLLLIGTPLAYFLAKEKLKFKWLLDTIVTLPLIFPPIAVGFFLLLLLGRNGFIGSFFQSFDISIIFSFTGLVIASFIAGLPLMVKPLQASIEQFPTQIKEASFLSGKSELKTFLFIVLPTIKSSLFVALLISAARALGEVGITLVLGGNIVGKTDTISLAIYNAVFDGEYDLALALSAILVVISLIFFISLNILQKKNKKII, encoded by the coding sequence ATGATTGATATAGAGTTTGAATATATTTGGCATCCCTTACTTTTAAGTGCAAAAACAATAGGTGTAAGTGTAGTTCTTTTATTACTTATAGGTACACCTTTAGCCTATTTTTTAGCGAAGGAAAAACTTAAGTTCAAATGGTTGTTGGATACGATTGTTACACTTCCTTTGATTTTTCCTCCTATTGCTGTAGGTTTTTTCCTTCTTCTCCTTTTAGGTAGAAATGGTTTTATTGGGTCTTTTTTTCAAAGCTTTGATATTAGTATTATTTTTAGTTTTACTGGTTTAGTAATTGCAAGTTTTATTGCAGGACTTCCTTTAATGGTAAAACCTCTACAAGCAAGTATTGAACAGTTTCCTACTCAGATAAAAGAAGCCTCTTTTTTAAGTGGAAAGAGTGAACTTAAAACTTTTTTATTTATTGTTCTTCCTACAATAAAAAGCTCTTTATTTGTTGCTCTTTTAATATCAGCAGCAAGAGCTTTAGGTGAAGTTGGGATAACTCTAGTTTTAGGTGGAAATATTGTAGGCAAGACAGATACTATCTCTTTAGCAATTTATAATGCAGTATTTGATGGAGAGTATGATTTAGCATTAGCTTTGAGTGCTATTTTAGTTGTAATATCTTTAATCTTTTTTATAAGTTTAAATATTTTACAAAAGAAAAATAAAAAAATTATATAG
- the modA gene encoding molybdate ABC transporter substrate-binding protein encodes MKKIVFIVCAFSLFLNAQNLKVAAGAGYKKPLMEIVANYEKKDKKIDAFFGNMKQVSAQAKQTNISLIIGDRNFLEKKSALVFKNFYNLGKGKLVIAYSKNTELENIEQLKESKIKKISIPQSKKAIYGIAGEEFLKNSKLYEEVKNRLYTVATVPHSMTYIITNEVDVGIVNLTAALANRDKIGGFFEVPQKYYSEINIVAGELENCKTKKCKEFLAYLLSDEAKEVFKKYGL; translated from the coding sequence ATGAAAAAAATAGTATTTATAGTATGTGCTTTCTCTTTATTTTTGAATGCACAAAATCTTAAAGTAGCTGCTGGTGCAGGTTATAAAAAACCTTTAATGGAAATAGTTGCTAATTATGAAAAAAAAGATAAAAAAATAGATGCTTTTTTTGGGAATATGAAGCAAGTAAGTGCACAAGCAAAACAGACTAATATCTCTTTAATTATTGGGGATAGAAATTTTTTAGAAAAGAAAAGTGCATTGGTTTTTAAAAATTTTTATAATCTTGGAAAAGGAAAATTAGTAATTGCTTATTCAAAAAATACAGAGCTAGAAAATATCGAACAATTAAAAGAGTCTAAAATAAAAAAAATCTCTATTCCTCAAAGTAAAAAAGCTATTTATGGAATTGCAGGAGAAGAGTTTTTAAAAAATTCAAAGCTATATGAAGAAGTTAAAAATAGACTTTATACAGTAGCTACAGTTCCTCACTCAATGACATATATTATTACAAATGAAGTAGATGTTGGAATTGTTAATCTAACAGCAGCTCTTGCAAATAGAGATAAAATAGGTGGTTTTTTTGAAGTTCCTCAAAAATACTATTCTGAAATTAATATTGTTGCAGGGGAATTAGAAAATTGTAAAACAAAAAAGTGTAAAGAGTTTTTAGCCTATTTATTATCAGATGAAGCAAAAGAAGTCTTTAAAAAATATGGATTATGA
- a CDS encoding ABC transporter ATP-binding protein has product MIKIEIKKELHGSNGVMNLDVNLDIRSKDFVALTGLSGSGKTTLLRSLAGLEKAQGIIKVDNEIWQDEKEFLPVQKRKIGFVFQDYALFPNMTVLENLFFVNKDKELANHLLEITELWELKNRLPNSLSGGQKQRVSLCRALMNRPKLLLMDEPLSALDPTMRIKLQDEILQLHKEFETTTILVSHDPSEIYKLSNRVIVLKDGKIVDDGTAKSVLLKTSGSAKFSFEGKLLDIIKVDVIYVAIIAIGQQLVEVTISSNEAKELRVGQDVRVSTKAFAPTIHT; this is encoded by the coding sequence ATGATAAAAATAGAGATAAAAAAAGAGCTTCATGGTTCAAATGGAGTGATGAATTTAGATGTAAATTTAGATATTAGAAGTAAAGATTTTGTTGCTTTAACTGGACTTAGTGGAAGTGGTAAAACAACTCTTCTTAGAAGTTTAGCTGGACTTGAAAAAGCGCAGGGAATAATTAAAGTTGATAATGAGATTTGGCAAGATGAAAAAGAGTTTTTACCTGTACAAAAAAGAAAAATAGGTTTTGTTTTTCAAGATTATGCACTTTTTCCTAATATGACAGTTTTAGAGAATCTATTTTTTGTAAATAAAGATAAAGAGTTAGCAAATCATCTTCTAGAAATCACAGAGCTTTGGGAACTTAAAAATAGGTTACCAAATAGCTTAAGTGGAGGTCAAAAACAAAGAGTTAGTCTTTGTAGAGCTTTGATGAATAGACCAAAACTTCTTCTAATGGATGAGCCTTTATCAGCACTAGACCCAACTATGAGAATAAAACTACAAGATGAGATATTACAACTACATAAAGAGTTTGAGACCACAACTATTTTAGTAAGCCATGACCCAAGTGAAATTTATAAACTTAGTAATAGAGTAATTGTATTAAAAGATGGGAAAATTGTAGATGATGGAACTGCAAAGAGTGTATTACTTAAAACAAGTGGAAGTGCAAAATTCTCTTTTGAGGGAAAACTTCTTGATATTATAAAAGTGGATGTAATTTATGTTGCAATTATTGCAATAGGACAACAACTTGTTGAAGTTACAATTAGTTCAAATGAAGCAAAAGAGCTAAGAGTAGGACAAGATGTTCGAGTAAGTACAAAAGCTTTTGCTCCAACAATTCATACATAG
- the modB gene encoding molybdate ABC transporter permease subunit, producing the protein MIEAIINLDLNPLLISFKLAFITTIILFILSLPLAWYLSQTKSRAKPFIEAVTALPIVLPPSVIGFYILWALSINSPIGAFFDEVLGIKLVFNFTGVVIASCFYSLPFMVQPLQSGFESINKNMLEASYIAGKSKFETLIKVALPNIKPALLTALIVTFAHTVGEFGVVLMVGGSIPEETKVAAVAIYEFVEIIDYSSAHIYSAIMLVISFIVLLCVYIFNQKYNKKFTGLHR; encoded by the coding sequence ATGATTGAAGCAATAATAAATTTAGATTTAAACCCTTTGCTAATCTCTTTTAAATTAGCATTTATCACTACTATTATACTTTTTATTTTATCTTTGCCTCTAGCTTGGTATTTGTCTCAAACTAAATCAAGAGCAAAACCTTTTATAGAAGCAGTTACAGCTTTACCAATTGTATTACCTCCTTCTGTAATAGGTTTTTATATTCTTTGGGCTTTATCTATAAACTCACCAATTGGTGCTTTTTTTGATGAAGTATTAGGAATAAAACTTGTTTTTAACTTTACGGGTGTCGTAATAGCAAGTTGTTTTTACTCTCTTCCTTTTATGGTACAACCTTTACAAAGTGGTTTTGAGAGTATAAATAAAAATATGCTTGAAGCAAGTTATATAGCAGGAAAAAGTAAGTTTGAAACTTTGATAAAAGTAGCTCTACCAAATATTAAACCAGCACTTTTAACAGCACTTATTGTAACTTTTGCTCATACTGTTGGAGAGTTTGGTGTTGTTTTAATGGTTGGAGGAAGTATCCCTGAAGAGACAAAAGTAGCAGCTGTAGCAATCTATGAATTTGTAGAGATTATTGATTATAGTTCAGCTCATATTTATAGTGCAATAATGTTAGTAATAAGTTTCATAGTTTTACTTTGTGTATATATTTTTAATCAAAAATATAATAAAAAATTTACGGGACTTCATAGATGA
- a CDS encoding TOBE domain-containing protein, translating into MNKLEAKVLKIKSKESLNLVSFSFNSKTLSMISLDLNEEIKEQKKVLLSVKPTNITLAKNFEGFLSSSNRLLGKIANIEIGELLSSVTCDVDGTFIEAIITTNSLEQMNLALEEEIILLFKASDLAILEVLND; encoded by the coding sequence ATGAATAAACTAGAGGCAAAAGTTTTAAAAATAAAAAGTAAAGAGAGTTTAAATTTAGTCTCTTTCTCATTTAACTCAAAAACTCTTTCAATGATAAGTTTAGATTTAAATGAAGAGATAAAAGAACAAAAAAAAGTTTTATTATCAGTAAAACCTACTAATATTACCTTAGCAAAAAATTTTGAAGGCTTTTTAAGTTCTTCAAATAGACTCCTTGGAAAAATAGCAAATATAGAAATAGGGGAACTATTAAGTAGTGTAACTTGTGATGTAGATGGAACATTTATTGAAGCAATTATTACAACAAACTCTTTAGAACAAATGAACTTGGCTTTAGAAGAAGAAATTATCTTATTATTTAAAGCAAGTGATTTAGCAATTTTGGAAGTGTTAAATGATTGA